In Cloacibacillus sp., one DNA window encodes the following:
- a CDS encoding GntR family transcriptional regulator, which yields MSLADNIYYTLKNRILRGELRPGTALREEYLSDELQVSRTPLRKALTQLMAEGYLVKGKDRTLRIPQISEGELMDTLEARRLLEIASVERATLRAAKEDIDRIEHFIWDEEEAMRLHDNVLVSSLDRMFHNYLGQISGNRVYCDFISQVGYKISLFLALSNTLGEVINEALKEHRDILYAIKLRMPERAGTAMKLHLDNVEKRILESIRCEEERSNDSNEIPARRSRRNFQKIKA from the coding sequence ATGAGCCTAGCTGATAATATTTATTACACACTAAAAAATAGAATTCTACGCGGAGAATTGCGTCCGGGTACGGCACTGAGAGAGGAGTACCTATCCGACGAACTGCAAGTCAGCCGAACTCCGCTGAGAAAAGCTCTTACCCAACTGATGGCCGAAGGATACTTAGTCAAAGGGAAAGATCGAACTCTTCGTATCCCGCAGATTTCCGAAGGCGAGCTGATGGATACGCTTGAGGCGAGGCGGCTGCTTGAGATCGCCTCGGTCGAGAGGGCCACGCTGCGCGCCGCGAAAGAGGACATTGACCGCATAGAACACTTTATTTGGGATGAGGAAGAGGCAATGAGACTCCATGATAATGTACTCGTCTCATCTCTGGACAGGATGTTTCATAATTATCTGGGGCAGATTTCCGGAAACAGGGTCTATTGCGATTTTATCTCGCAGGTCGGATATAAGATATCGCTGTTTTTAGCTCTCAGCAACACGCTGGGAGAGGTCATAAACGAGGCGTTGAAAGAACACCGGGATATACTTTACGCGATAAAGCTCAGAATGCCGGAACGTGCCGGCACTGCCATGAAGCTTCACCTGGATAATGTCGAAAAACGGATTCTTGAGAGTATCCGGTGCGAGGAGGAACGAAGTAATGATTCAAATGAAATACCGGCGCGGAGATCCAGGAGAAATTTTCAAAAGATAAAGGCATAA
- a CDS encoding TRAP transporter large permease: protein MVAIFLLTTLFAFLLSGFPIGISTGIATALSMIIFTPDIPLQLIAQKAITALESFPLLAIPFFMFAGNLMGSGGISRRLVDLADSLVGTIAGGLALITTLASAFFAAISGSAPATVSAIGSIMIPEMKKRGYKPSFSTAVAACSGTIGVLIPPSIPFVVYSVVARTSIGDMFIAGIIPGLLFTAAIMITGYIISKKRGYVGKEETIAFPKALKESSWALMVPILILGGIYTGIFTPTEAAVAAIFYCIVIGKFIYKELTYRDIFECAKSAATLNGITMYGMGFAMAFGVFLALEMIPQLLLAQVMYATTNKIIILLILNVFFLCLGCFMDNIAATIILTPILLPLVTSIGMSPIQFGILLTVNLAVGFVTPPVGCNLNVASAISKEPIHVIAKEAMPFMLAMIFCLMLVTFVPEVSLALIGIFR, encoded by the coding sequence ATGGTCGCCATCTTCCTTTTAACAACGCTGTTTGCCTTTTTATTAAGCGGATTCCCTATAGGAATTTCAACCGGAATCGCCACTGCGCTGTCCATGATTATATTCACACCGGATATTCCTCTACAACTTATAGCTCAAAAAGCAATCACCGCATTGGAGTCATTTCCTTTGCTTGCCATACCTTTCTTTATGTTCGCCGGAAATCTGATGGGCTCTGGCGGCATCTCGCGCCGCTTGGTCGACTTAGCAGACAGCCTCGTTGGTACGATAGCAGGTGGGCTAGCCTTGATCACCACGCTTGCAAGCGCATTTTTCGCCGCAATATCAGGTTCCGCACCAGCAACGGTTTCCGCCATTGGATCAATTATGATTCCAGAAATGAAAAAACGCGGCTATAAACCTTCTTTTTCTACGGCTGTCGCCGCCTGCTCCGGTACAATTGGCGTATTAATACCTCCCAGTATTCCTTTTGTCGTCTATAGTGTTGTCGCAAGAACATCTATCGGAGACATGTTCATAGCCGGTATCATTCCAGGCCTGCTATTCACCGCGGCAATCATGATTACCGGATATATTATCTCAAAAAAACGCGGTTATGTGGGAAAAGAAGAAACTATCGCCTTCCCAAAAGCCTTAAAAGAATCTTCGTGGGCCCTGATGGTTCCGATTCTTATTCTCGGAGGCATTTACACCGGCATATTTACGCCGACAGAGGCAGCGGTAGCAGCCATCTTTTACTGTATCGTGATTGGGAAATTTATCTATAAGGAATTAACATACAGGGATATTTTTGAATGCGCTAAGTCTGCGGCGACATTAAATGGCATAACGATGTATGGCATGGGGTTCGCCATGGCCTTTGGCGTTTTTCTCGCCTTGGAGATGATACCGCAGCTATTATTAGCCCAAGTCATGTACGCTACAACAAATAAAATCATTATCCTGCTGATCTTAAACGTATTTTTCCTATGTTTGGGTTGTTTTATGGACAATATCGCAGCCACAATCATCCTGACACCAATTCTGCTCCCTCTTGTGACGTCAATAGGAATGAGCCCCATTCAGTTCGGGATATTGCTCACCGTCAATTTAGCCGTTGGTTTTGTAACTCCGCCAGTAGGATGTAACTTGAATGTGGCGTCAGCTATATCCAAGGAGCCTATACACGTCATTGCTAAAGAAGCAATGCCTTTTATGCTTGCAATGATATTCTGTCTGATGTTAGTCACATTTGTTCCTGAAGTGAGCCTTGCGTTGATCGGCATATTCAGATAA
- a CDS encoding TRAP transporter small permease yields MFYFLDKINSKIEKFEEYFITYLLLIMSSVVFIQIIMRYVFNNSLSWSEELATYLMMWMTWIGASYGVKQNMHLRVTIFIDMLNGKIRDCAYIFIDVIWMIFSIYMVVMGIRVVKMSYAGYRVSPALQIPMYLIYSSVVVGCVLMCLSLITSIHKRYFEYKSLSGGGK; encoded by the coding sequence ATGTTCTATTTTTTAGACAAAATAAATAGTAAAATTGAAAAATTTGAAGAATATTTTATCACTTACCTCCTGCTCATAATGTCGTCCGTCGTTTTTATACAAATAATAATGAGATATGTATTCAATAATTCCCTCTCCTGGTCGGAAGAACTAGCTACATACCTGATGATGTGGATGACATGGATCGGTGCCAGCTATGGAGTAAAGCAGAACATGCACCTGCGTGTAACGATATTTATTGACATGTTAAATGGTAAAATTCGAGACTGTGCCTATATCTTTATAGATGTAATCTGGATGATTTTTTCAATTTACATGGTTGTAATGGGAATACGCGTTGTAAAGATGTCATACGCAGGATATAGAGTCTCTCCTGCACTGCAGATACCTATGTACTTAATATACAGTTCTGTTGTAGTAGGATGTGTATTAATGTGTCTCAGTTTAATAACATCCATTCATAAACGTTACTTTGAATATAAGTCTCTGTCTGGAGGGGGAAAATAA
- a CDS encoding TRAP transporter substrate-binding protein: MKIGKGLMVIFMVLLIAGTAFGAEEYQFKISSAMSSNFPPQKALEDFVKYLNTNSNGRIKASRYTDGQLGGILETLEAIQMGVVQMAMPVTSDLAGYSKKIQVLDLPFLFKDFNSMRKALDGPLGKEMEKIYESQGFKCFGYVPNGTRHISNSKRPINTPEDLKGLKIRVMQNPMHIAIFKTLGANPTPLSYSELYTALQQGVVDGQENAPAQVVDAKLHEVQKYYSLTGHLQSMICLLVSKKWYDALPQDLQKVFKNGIKEYEKNYVKLYFDYDNSCLDIMRKAGVKVNELTDKQHQAFKDKSAPIYSDYKNVIGEDLVNLAISSSK; the protein is encoded by the coding sequence ATGAAAATAGGTAAGGGATTAATGGTAATTTTTATGGTGCTTCTTATTGCGGGGACGGCTTTTGGCGCAGAGGAATATCAGTTTAAAATTTCATCCGCCATGTCTTCGAATTTTCCCCCACAAAAGGCATTGGAGGACTTTGTAAAATACTTGAATACAAACTCTAATGGAAGGATCAAAGCTTCAAGATACACAGATGGACAGTTAGGCGGAATTCTAGAGACGCTCGAAGCAATTCAAATGGGCGTGGTACAGATGGCAATGCCAGTAACATCCGACCTAGCCGGTTACAGCAAAAAAATTCAAGTTTTGGACCTACCATTTTTATTTAAAGACTTCAACAGCATGAGAAAGGCTCTCGACGGCCCCTTAGGAAAAGAAATGGAAAAAATATACGAATCTCAGGGTTTTAAGTGTTTCGGATACGTTCCTAACGGTACTCGCCATATCTCAAACAGCAAAAGACCGATAAACACCCCCGAAGATCTTAAAGGGCTAAAGATACGTGTAATGCAGAACCCTATGCATATAGCGATTTTTAAAACATTGGGTGCCAACCCCACCCCTCTAAGTTACTCAGAGCTTTATACGGCACTTCAGCAGGGAGTGGTAGACGGACAGGAAAATGCTCCCGCACAGGTAGTTGACGCTAAGCTGCACGAGGTACAAAAATACTACTCTCTTACCGGTCACCTGCAGAGTATGATCTGCCTGCTCGTAAGCAAAAAATGGTATGACGCGTTGCCACAAGATCTTCAAAAGGTATTCAAAAACGGCATAAAAGAATATGAGAAGAACTATGTCAAGCTGTACTTTGATTACGATAACTCCTGCCTTGACATAATGAGAAAAGCGGGCGTAAAGGTCAATGAACTGACAGATAAGCAACATCAGGCATTTAAAGACAAATCTGCGCCTATATACAGCGATTATAAGAATGTCATTGGAGAAGATCTCGTAAATCTGGCCATATCTTCTTCAAAGTAA
- a CDS encoding arginine deiminase family protein produces the protein MGPFNNSSQYYHMVLSQMTPKAEPAFHEHEEQLRVWGSQWGVKNDVDQIRTILVHRPGKELGVITEDKYDPQIEALIDKENQWYFRSDKAPDIAAMQEEHDALIRTLEAEDIKVVYMDGSPTDPDAINVRDNGIVINGGIIITRMGIVGEKYGTGCRGEEAYVTRTVANIGMPILHTIQGNGLMEGGSFCLLDEKHAAIGLSYRGNKAAAEQVRQVLAIQNIELVEVPLTGFSLHLDGAIVMVDHDKALVNVERLPFWFLDYLKKLGIKPIFTDYRDGTLGINCLATRPGRVLAYDDAPWTAECLYKNGVDVIPLKYIECRKKGGGIHCGTLPLIRNEK, from the coding sequence ATGGGACCTTTTAATAATAGCAGTCAGTATTATCATATGGTACTTTCCCAAATGACACCAAAAGCGGAACCTGCCTTTCATGAACATGAAGAGCAGCTACGGGTATGGGGATCTCAATGGGGGGTAAAAAATGACGTTGACCAAATTAGGACAATATTGGTCCATCGTCCCGGAAAAGAGCTTGGTGTAATTACTGAGGATAAATATGATCCTCAGATAGAAGCCCTTATCGACAAAGAAAACCAATGGTACTTCCGCTCAGACAAAGCCCCCGACATCGCAGCTATGCAGGAAGAGCATGACGCGCTGATACGAACCCTTGAAGCAGAGGATATCAAAGTAGTATATATGGATGGGAGTCCGACCGACCCTGACGCGATAAACGTGCGGGATAACGGCATCGTGATAAATGGAGGTATCATCATCACGAGGATGGGTATCGTAGGGGAAAAATATGGCACTGGATGCCGAGGCGAAGAGGCGTATGTTACCCGTACCGTGGCAAATATTGGCATGCCCATACTGCACACTATTCAAGGAAACGGATTGATGGAGGGAGGCAGTTTTTGTCTTTTGGATGAAAAACACGCCGCCATCGGCCTAAGCTATAGAGGAAACAAGGCAGCGGCGGAGCAAGTCCGGCAGGTGCTGGCAATACAGAATATAGAACTAGTTGAAGTACCTTTAACTGGATTCAGTCTGCATTTGGATGGTGCGATTGTCATGGTGGACCACGACAAAGCGTTGGTCAACGTTGAAAGACTGCCCTTCTGGTTCCTCGACTATCTGAAAAAGCTTGGAATAAAGCCTATTTTCACCGATTACCGCGACGGTACGTTAGGAATAAACTGCCTCGCCACCAGACCAGGCAGGGTCCTCGCATACGATGACGCGCCATGGACGGCGGAATGTCTATACAAAAACGGCGTTGATGTCATTCCTCTTAAGTACATTGAATGCAGAAAAAAGGGAGGAGGTATTCACTGCGGTACACTGCCACTTATCAGGAATGAAAAATAG
- a CDS encoding ArgE/DapE family deacylase, translated as MQNLITALIKQQAGMSIEICRELIKCPSEDPAGDTRAVASYIQKFFTKHGIENNVISPHPEKPNVVATIRGSRSGKHLIFNGHIDTFPVGDISKWSVDPFSGEIKDGKLYGRGAADMKGGIAASMTAALILNQLKDTLPGKISFTCVSDEEVNGPWGTNYLLKHYPELYGDALINGEPSSVEHIRIGEKGIFQARITVNTAGGHGAYSGLKTNAITDMVYILESLLSFENEAPEIDKEVRLFMERARTSYDRVLCEGAMDKALRPTLNIGTITGGIMVNMVPERCQAEIDFRFPPGVTCRFVEKWLDDKIRKHSNSDYKIIKSSDAHITSVEEPLVKIAKATACEVCAHLVFENYSLGGTEAVLWRAKGIPAITYGPNHHNMGSPDEYIMAEELPLVSKVHAMTAWRYLTYQNN; from the coding sequence ATGCAAAATTTAATTACAGCCCTAATCAAGCAACAAGCAGGTATGTCGATAGAGATTTGCCGCGAATTGATAAAATGCCCCTCCGAAGATCCAGCCGGCGACACACGTGCGGTAGCGTCATACATACAAAAATTCTTCACAAAACATGGTATAGAGAATAACGTTATCTCCCCGCACCCTGAGAAGCCAAACGTTGTAGCTACGATCAGAGGGTCACGCAGTGGAAAACACCTTATATTCAACGGGCATATTGATACCTTTCCCGTAGGTGATATATCTAAATGGAGCGTTGATCCATTTAGCGGAGAAATTAAAGATGGGAAACTATACGGAAGGGGTGCCGCCGACATGAAGGGTGGCATCGCAGCCAGCATGACAGCGGCACTTATTTTAAACCAGTTAAAAGATACGCTGCCTGGAAAGATTTCATTTACCTGTGTATCTGACGAAGAGGTTAACGGTCCATGGGGAACAAATTATCTGCTGAAACACTATCCTGAATTGTACGGTGATGCGTTGATAAACGGAGAGCCATCTTCCGTAGAACATATCAGAATCGGAGAAAAAGGGATCTTCCAGGCCCGGATAACGGTGAACACTGCCGGCGGACACGGAGCCTACTCTGGGCTAAAAACAAACGCGATCACCGACATGGTGTATATTTTAGAATCGTTGCTATCTTTCGAAAACGAGGCACCGGAAATAGATAAAGAGGTCCGGTTATTTATGGAAAGAGCAAGAACTTCCTACGATAGGGTCCTGTGCGAAGGGGCTATGGACAAAGCTCTTAGGCCTACACTCAATATTGGAACTATAACAGGCGGAATCATGGTCAATATGGTGCCAGAACGTTGTCAGGCAGAGATTGACTTCCGTTTTCCACCAGGGGTGACATGCCGTTTTGTTGAAAAATGGCTGGACGATAAAATAAGAAAACATTCAAACTCAGACTATAAAATCATCAAAAGCAGCGACGCTCATATTACCTCCGTGGAAGAACCGCTTGTTAAAATTGCAAAAGCGACTGCCTGCGAGGTATGCGCCCATCTTGTATTTGAAAACTATAGCCTTGGAGGCACGGAGGCAGTTTTATGGAGAGCAAAAGGTATCCCAGCCATAACATACGGACCGAATCATCACAATATGGGGTCGCCGGATGAATATATTATGGCCGAAGAACTTCCTCTTGTTTCTAAAGTACATGCAATGACCGCGTGGCGTTATTTAACCTATCAAAATAATTGA